From Corynebacterium pseudotuberculosis:
GGCGCTGAGGCTGCTGCTGAAGAGAAGACCGAGTTCGACGTTGTTCTCGAGGACGCTGGCGCTAAGAAGATCGGCGTGATCAAGGCTGTTCGCGAGATCGTTTCCGGCCTGGGCCTGAAGGAAGCTAAGGAGCTCGTTGAGTCTGCTCCTAAGGCAATCATCGAGGCTGCATCCAAGGATGACGCTGAGGCTGCTAAGGCTAAGCTCGAAGAGGCTGGCGCAAAGGTTACCCTCAAGTAATCTTTCGATTACTACAAACATCACTCCCACGGGAATAAGCAGGATGCTTTCCCGGTGGGAGTTTTGTCTTTATATGTTCTTTTTTGATTTTTAA
This genomic window contains:
- the rplL gene encoding 50S ribosomal protein L7/L12, with product MAKLTKDELIEAFKEMTLIELSEFVKEFEEVFEVTAAAPVAVAAPVAAGAEAAAEEKTEFDVVLEDAGAKKIGVIKAVREIVSGLGLKEAKELVESAPKAIIEAASKDDAEAAKAKLEEAGAKVTLK